One segment of Paenibacillus sp. FSL R7-0337 DNA contains the following:
- a CDS encoding DUF58 domain-containing protein yields the protein MRALLTRAAAAVQLRKFTGVLAIWVITLLYVLFQGGKTSFMLFIMVSVLILYLFIGGLEGVRRTRGTRSFYSEQDKPDLLYAGGFLKVKLEVTIPGFLPLPYVIVREILKRHNGESWVFEESLIPNMGGRGELLFQTPLLERGRYSFENTDILSEDIFGLMEHKGTFKAEGQFRVMPRAVVVPRWQLYERKARLSGPQVSLLQSRRETTQINGVRDYVYGDRLTRIHWNATAKTGEWKSKEFEHESVPRTILVLDGTSSGYYNSAQFELAVSVTASLLGFGIRERIGIGMCCLDKHTKVFSPAEGNAERQKMIQYLIDINAEGKGPLINRLESVQRLFPKGSYFVLISPQSGRVVLDTLHWAENRGMTPSHIHILHPSGKYRAGEWQNILHSHGVTGHSISTLQELPAVLGGDSVR from the coding sequence ATGAGGGCCTTACTTACGCGGGCTGCCGCTGCGGTTCAGCTGAGGAAGTTCACGGGCGTTCTGGCCATTTGGGTCATCACACTCTTATACGTGCTGTTTCAGGGCGGCAAAACCTCCTTCATGCTGTTCATTATGGTCTCTGTTCTCATTCTGTATCTGTTCATTGGCGGCCTTGAAGGAGTCCGGCGGACCAGAGGCACACGCAGCTTCTATTCCGAACAGGATAAGCCGGACCTGCTATATGCCGGGGGCTTTCTAAAGGTGAAGCTGGAAGTGACCATTCCGGGATTTCTGCCTTTGCCCTACGTGATCGTAAGGGAAATTCTGAAGCGCCATAACGGAGAGTCCTGGGTATTCGAGGAGAGCCTGATTCCGAACATGGGCGGACGGGGCGAGCTGCTGTTCCAGACGCCGCTGCTGGAGCGGGGCCGTTATTCTTTTGAGAATACGGATATTCTCAGCGAGGACATCTTCGGTCTGATGGAGCACAAGGGAACCTTCAAGGCAGAAGGCCAGTTCCGGGTGATGCCCCGGGCTGTCGTAGTGCCGCGCTGGCAGCTATACGAGCGCAAGGCGCGCCTGTCGGGGCCGCAGGTATCGCTGCTTCAGTCACGGCGTGAGACCACGCAGATCAACGGTGTGCGTGATTATGTCTACGGCGACCGGCTGACGCGCATTCACTGGAATGCAACGGCGAAGACCGGTGAGTGGAAGTCCAAGGAATTCGAGCATGAATCCGTTCCCAGAACCATTCTGGTGCTGGACGGTACCTCCAGCGGCTATTACAACTCCGCACAATTCGAGCTGGCGGTCTCGGTCACGGCTTCTCTCCTCGGCTTCGGCATCCGGGAGCGGATCGGCATTGGAATGTGCTGTCTGGATAAGCATACGAAGGTGTTCAGTCCAGCGGAAGGCAATGCCGAGCGGCAAAAGATGATTCAGTATTTGATAGACATCAACGCGGAAGGTAAGGGGCCGCTGATTAACAGGCTGGAGAGTGTCCAGCGGCTGTTCCCCAAGGGGTCGTATTTCGTACTGATCAGTCCGCAGAGCGGCAGAGTGGTGCTGGATACGCTGCACTGGGCGGAGAACCGGGGGATGACGCCTTCCCATATTCATATTCTTCATCCTTCCGGGAAATACCGGGCCGGTGAGTGGCAGAATATTCTGCACTCGCATGGCGTTACCGGACATAGCATCAGCACACTTCAGGAGCTTCCTGCGGTACTTGGAGGTGATTCTGTCCGATGA
- a CDS encoding transglutaminase domain-containing protein: protein MKHWFQAIRSSWHHGLTLLWLSIIAMQWVSYTVPFWLQETTVSVALTLLAVTAIEIIFPFKNVYRILLEGAAVVFIVYNVIISYGIYIPDPLLPAFLDQLPGITVSMNPYIWFALGAWALLLVSAWWVNSKARILMFIAANITAFAALDSFTTAVMWQEVAWTVFAGMGWLVTRHLRNFQLHYPRGWTYMLRYPMKVALNIAIIFSLVILAGVNMPGVRPTLTDPYTAWQKWNGNSVSSRPSSGGGDSGSGGSAANGTTSGYSLNDDNLGGGFNFDYSPVMQVTSDLRTYMRGEIRSVYSGKGWTDDDTSGRGKHNEVQVGEPLKRAVASKTETRTLKQTVKLLGGNSYPVLFGGYSISGVDSVDGQEQSSGLAWRSEDSELLWNPGGKTRAYPQTYVVTSEVPVVPLKELSMQTFEQLYSNKNIDPQYLQLPDNYPERVSALAKEITARAQTPYEKTILLQQYLQASFPYTNQPDTSRARSKDMVESFLFEIKEGYCDYYSTALVTMARSLDIPARWVKGYAPGEQAEIPDSVMIQQSAAGYVNNNYTITNADAHSWAEIYFGDYGWVPVEATPGFDVPVLTQSEQDNPDQPEVQEEEPEELEPAASGQTDKSAGFRPGTWAVAGAAAVLLLWIVFLIWQRRLSLRFLITRMRLGGQPTPAQKVVAETERWVRYMRRKGMLKKEHETLRESVARWSVERPQAAGSLAALLKMFERANYSPQVIEDKDWHSVYTEALRLRKSMKSGK, encoded by the coding sequence ATGAAGCACTGGTTCCAGGCGATACGTTCCTCTTGGCATCACGGGCTGACGCTGCTATGGCTAAGCATTATCGCTATGCAGTGGGTGTCCTATACGGTGCCCTTCTGGCTGCAGGAGACCACCGTTTCTGTGGCGCTAACCCTGCTGGCCGTTACAGCTATTGAAATTATTTTTCCGTTCAAAAATGTGTACCGCATTCTGCTGGAAGGCGCGGCAGTGGTATTTATCGTATACAACGTGATTATCAGTTACGGCATTTACATTCCTGATCCTCTGCTGCCGGCATTTCTTGACCAGCTGCCGGGGATAACGGTATCGATGAATCCGTACATCTGGTTTGCGTTGGGGGCTTGGGCGCTGCTGCTTGTGTCCGCCTGGTGGGTGAACAGCAAGGCACGGATTCTGATGTTCATCGCGGCGAATATCACAGCCTTCGCCGCGCTGGATTCATTCACGACAGCGGTAATGTGGCAGGAGGTAGCCTGGACGGTCTTTGCCGGTATGGGCTGGCTGGTCACGCGGCATCTTAGGAATTTCCAGCTGCATTATCCGCGCGGCTGGACCTATATGCTGAGGTACCCGATGAAGGTTGCTTTGAATATAGCGATTATTTTCTCACTGGTCATCCTTGCCGGGGTGAACATGCCTGGCGTGCGTCCAACCTTGACCGACCCGTATACCGCCTGGCAAAAGTGGAACGGTAACTCGGTCTCGTCCAGACCCTCCTCCGGGGGCGGGGACAGCGGAAGCGGCGGGTCAGCGGCGAACGGGACGACTTCGGGCTACAGCCTGAACGATGACAATCTGGGCGGGGGCTTCAATTTCGATTATTCGCCGGTCATGCAAGTGACCTCCGATCTGCGCACCTATATGCGCGGCGAGATCCGCAGCGTGTATTCAGGCAAAGGCTGGACAGATGATGATACCTCCGGCCGGGGAAAACATAACGAAGTCCAGGTGGGCGAGCCGCTGAAGCGCGCTGTCGCCTCCAAGACAGAGACCCGTACGCTCAAGCAGACCGTCAAGCTGCTCGGAGGGAACAGCTATCCGGTTCTGTTCGGCGGCTATTCGATCTCGGGGGTAGACTCGGTGGACGGGCAGGAACAGAGCAGCGGCTTGGCCTGGCGGAGTGAAGACAGTGAACTGCTGTGGAATCCCGGAGGCAAGACGAGGGCTTACCCGCAGACCTATGTGGTAACCTCGGAGGTGCCGGTGGTTCCCCTTAAGGAACTGAGCATGCAGACCTTCGAGCAGCTCTACAGTAACAAGAATATCGATCCGCAGTATCTTCAGCTCCCGGATAACTATCCTGAGCGGGTGAGCGCGCTGGCCAAGGAGATTACGGCGAGAGCGCAGACGCCTTACGAGAAGACGATTCTGCTGCAGCAATATCTGCAAGCTTCCTTCCCTTACACGAATCAGCCGGATACCTCACGGGCCAGAAGTAAGGATATGGTCGAGAGCTTCCTGTTTGAGATCAAGGAAGGATACTGTGATTACTATTCCACGGCGCTTGTCACCATGGCGAGGTCACTGGATATACCAGCCCGCTGGGTGAAGGGGTATGCTCCCGGGGAGCAGGCCGAGATTCCGGATAGCGTAATGATCCAACAGAGCGCTGCCGGTTATGTGAACAATAACTACACGATTACCAATGCGGATGCCCACTCCTGGGCCGAAATTTATTTCGGCGATTACGGATGGGTGCCTGTTGAGGCAACGCCCGGCTTCGATGTTCCGGTGCTGACGCAGAGTGAGCAGGATAATCCGGATCAGCCCGAAGTTCAGGAAGAGGAGCCGGAAGAGCTTGAACCGGCGGCATCGGGACAGACGGACAAGTCTGCCGGGTTCCGTCCCGGCACCTGGGCTGTGGCTGGAGCAGCCGCTGTACTCCTGCTCTGGATCGTATTCTTGATCTGGCAGCGCCGGCTGAGCCTGCGCTTCCTGATTACCCGTATGCGTCTAGGTGGTCAGCCGACTCCGGCGCAAAAAGTTGTTGCAGAAACGGAGCGCTGGGTAAGGTATATGCGCAGGAAGGGTATGCTGAAGAAAGAGCATGAGACCCTGCGCGAATCCGTGGCACGGTGGAGCGTGGAACGCCCGCAAGCTGCGGGTAGTCTTGCTGCACTGCTGAAGATGTTCGAGCGGGCGAATTACAGCCCTCAGGTTATTGAAGACAAAGACTGGCACAGCGTGTATACTGAAGCTTTGCGGCTGCGAAAAAGCATGAAGTCCGGCAAGTAA
- a CDS encoding YqeG family HAD IIIA-type phosphatase codes for MFERLVPKLRVNTVFDIALEDLYRQGYRGIITDLDNTLVGAKAPLATPELLLWFAKVKELGFKLVIVSNNNMDRVSRFATPLNIEFVHQAKKPSNSPFLRAMKLMELGPEQTIVVGDQMLTDVYGGNRLGLFTVLVLPISVKDEGIGTRINRRVEQIALTRLRKQGLWQEEDKS; via the coding sequence TTGTTTGAAAGATTAGTCCCCAAGCTCCGGGTAAACACGGTGTTTGATATCGCTCTGGAGGATCTATACCGCCAAGGCTACCGGGGAATTATTACGGATCTGGATAATACGCTGGTCGGCGCCAAGGCGCCGCTGGCTACTCCTGAGCTGCTGCTCTGGTTCGCTAAGGTGAAGGAGCTGGGCTTCAAGCTTGTGATTGTATCCAACAACAATATGGACCGGGTGTCGCGTTTTGCTACCCCGCTGAATATTGAATTTGTACATCAGGCCAAGAAGCCCAGCAATTCCCCGTTCCTGCGGGCCATGAAGCTGATGGAGCTGGGACCGGAGCAGACGATTGTGGTCGGCGACCAGATGCTTACCGATGTATACGGCGGTAACCGGCTGGGTCTGTTCACGGTACTCGTGCTGCCCATCTCCGTCAAGGATGAAGGCATAGGTACAAGAATTAACCGCAGAGTGGAGCAGATTGCCTTGACCCGTCTGCGGAAGCAAGGATTGTGGCAAGAGGAGGATAAATCTTAA
- the yqeH gene encoding ribosome biogenesis GTPase YqeH has product MNAMNDEKTRPEKCSGCGIKLQSVDKELPGYIPEVAFGREPVICQRCFRIKNYNEASSVSVNQDEFLKLLSGVGEKNALVIHIVDLFDFEGSLISGLQRFVGNNQVILAVNKIDLLPKVTNWNRLRNWMQQRCKEEGLRTAEIVLVSAKRNQGFDRLLEAVTEMRGQRDVYVVGATNVGKSTLINRLISDYSDLEEELTTSRYPGTTLDMVKIPLDDGHSIIDTPGIVYPWRYSELVERKDLGAVMPENPLKPAVYQLNEGQSLFFGGLGRFDFIQGERQSFTCFISGTLKIHRTKLERADSLYQDHRGELLSPPGTADMDKLPQWQRHEFRISRNSETDLFISGLGWIKVNGTAGAVVAVHVPRGVKVLTRPSLI; this is encoded by the coding sequence ATGAATGCAATGAACGATGAAAAGACGCGGCCAGAGAAATGCAGCGGCTGCGGCATTAAGCTCCAGAGCGTGGACAAGGAGCTTCCCGGCTATATCCCGGAGGTCGCCTTCGGGCGGGAACCGGTAATTTGTCAGCGCTGCTTCCGGATCAAGAATTACAATGAAGCCTCATCCGTATCGGTGAATCAGGATGAATTCCTGAAGCTGTTAAGCGGAGTAGGGGAGAAGAATGCACTGGTGATCCATATTGTGGATCTGTTCGATTTCGAGGGCAGTCTGATTTCCGGGCTGCAGCGGTTTGTCGGCAATAATCAGGTCATCCTGGCGGTGAACAAGATCGATCTGCTGCCGAAGGTGACCAACTGGAACCGGCTGCGTAACTGGATGCAGCAGCGCTGCAAGGAAGAGGGGCTGCGCACGGCGGAGATCGTCCTGGTCAGCGCGAAGCGCAATCAGGGCTTCGACCGTCTGCTGGAGGCCGTTACCGAGATGCGCGGCCAGCGTGATGTATATGTCGTCGGGGCTACCAATGTAGGCAAGTCCACCTTGATTAACCGGCTGATCTCCGATTACAGTGACCTGGAAGAGGAGCTGACGACCTCCCGTTATCCGGGCACCACCCTCGATATGGTCAAAATCCCGCTGGATGACGGTCATTCCATCATTGATACGCCTGGGATCGTATACCCTTGGCGCTACAGTGAGCTGGTCGAGCGCAAGGATCTGGGCGCAGTGATGCCCGAGAATCCGCTCAAGCCTGCGGTCTACCAGCTGAATGAAGGCCAGTCTCTGTTCTTCGGCGGACTGGGACGCTTCGACTTCATTCAGGGGGAACGCCAGTCCTTCACCTGCTTCATCAGCGGCACCCTGAAGATTCACCGCACGAAGCTGGAGCGTGCAGATTCCCTGTACCAAGACCACCGGGGCGAGTTGTTGTCTCCGCCGGGAACTGCCGACATGGACAAGCTGCCGCAGTGGCAGCGCCATGAATTCCGTATCTCCAGGAATAGTGAGACCGACCTGTTCATCTCCGGTCTGGGCTGGATCAAGGTGAACGGTACAGCCGGAGCGGTAGTAGCTGTCCATGTGCCGCGCGGCGTCAAGGTGCTTACCCGTCCGTCGCTGATCTAA
- the aroE gene encoding shikimate dehydrogenase, which yields MTETGRNTQSHGELLLGVMGDPIAQSKSPLMHGAALQALGLSGAYVPLHITPDKLGDAVQAIRTLGFRGVNVTIPHKVAVMQYLDRLDSSAVDVGAVNTIVNDNGILTGFNTDGIGYVRSLMTEAVPDLTGTRILVIGAGGAARGIVSALLKEQPASVLIVNRNEERARQLADSFSSRGSLTGAGMDAVPGVLGSMDIVINTTSVGMYPHMEDMPIDPSGLHEGMIVSDLIYNPLHTRLLTESLKRGCSVHGGLGMFVYQGAYALEYWTGLEAPAAIMRQTIADCLGQVPGK from the coding sequence ATGACTGAGACAGGCAGGAACACGCAGAGTCACGGGGAACTCCTGCTGGGCGTGATGGGTGACCCGATTGCCCAGTCCAAATCCCCGCTGATGCACGGGGCAGCGCTCCAGGCGCTCGGTCTCTCTGGAGCTTATGTGCCGCTGCACATCACGCCGGACAAGCTGGGCGATGCGGTGCAGGCGATACGAACCCTTGGCTTCCGTGGCGTGAATGTAACGATTCCGCATAAGGTTGCCGTGATGCAGTATCTGGACCGGCTGGATTCAAGTGCGGTGGATGTCGGCGCAGTCAATACCATCGTCAATGACAATGGTATACTGACCGGCTTCAATACGGATGGAATCGGATATGTCCGCTCGCTTATGACAGAGGCTGTGCCGGATCTCACCGGCACCCGTATTCTGGTAATTGGAGCCGGCGGTGCGGCCAGAGGGATTGTCTCGGCGCTGCTGAAGGAGCAGCCGGCTTCGGTCCTGATTGTGAACCGTAATGAGGAACGGGCCCGTCAGCTGGCAGATAGCTTCAGCAGCCGGGGCAGCTTAACCGGAGCAGGGATGGATGCCGTTCCCGGCGTGCTTGGCAGCATGGATATTGTAATTAATACTACATCCGTAGGGATGTATCCGCATATGGAAGACATGCCGATCGATCCATCCGGGCTGCATGAAGGGATGATCGTCAGCGATCTGATCTATAATCCGTTGCATACCCGGCTGCTTACAGAGAGCCTGAAGCGCGGCTGCAGCGTTCACGGCGGGCTAGGTATGTTCGTCTACCAGGGCGCTTACGCCTTGGAGTACTGGACGGGACTTGAAGCTCCCGCAGCGATTATGCGTCAGACCATTGCGGATTGCCTCGGCCAGGTGCCGGGCAAATGA
- the yhbY gene encoding ribosome assembly RNA-binding protein YhbY, whose translation MLTGKQKRYLRSLAHHLDAVFQVGKGGVNDHLIRHIEEAIEKRELMKISVLNNNADDPKEIGAALAEQSGSELVQVIGKTIVLYKESRDNKTIELPR comes from the coding sequence ATGTTAACAGGCAAACAAAAACGTTATCTTCGCTCTTTGGCTCATCATCTGGATGCTGTATTTCAGGTTGGCAAAGGCGGCGTAAACGATCATCTGATCCGTCACATTGAAGAAGCTATTGAGAAACGCGAGCTGATGAAGATCAGTGTACTGAATAACAACGCTGATGATCCCAAGGAAATTGGTGCCGCGCTTGCCGAGCAGTCCGGTTCGGAGCTTGTTCAGGTTATCGGCAAGACTATCGTTCTGTACAAGGAATCACGCGACAACAAAACGATTGAGCTTCCAAGATAG
- a CDS encoding nicotinate-nucleotide adenylyltransferase, whose translation MRVGIMGGTFDPLHIGHMMAAETARESYGLQEVWFMPSHIPPHKHEAGATGEERLAMVEGAVKNHPSFGILDWEIVRGGVSYTLETVISLQEEYPQHEFFFIVGADMVQYLPKWQGIEELVKRLTFIGVGRPGTPLDLGLLPEFIAGRVLLADMPLVDLSSTMLRARAAEGKSIRYMVPDAVYEYVQRSGLYGVQP comes from the coding sequence TTGAGAGTAGGCATAATGGGAGGGACCTTCGATCCTCTGCATATCGGCCATATGATGGCCGCTGAGACAGCGCGCGAGAGCTACGGTCTGCAGGAGGTCTGGTTCATGCCTTCGCATATCCCGCCTCATAAGCATGAGGCCGGGGCAACCGGTGAAGAGCGGCTGGCTATGGTGGAGGGAGCGGTGAAGAATCATCCTTCCTTCGGCATTCTCGATTGGGAAATCGTACGGGGCGGAGTATCCTATACGCTGGAGACGGTGATTAGTCTTCAGGAGGAATATCCGCAGCATGAGTTCTTTTTCATCGTGGGCGCGGATATGGTTCAGTATCTGCCCAAATGGCAGGGGATCGAAGAGCTGGTGAAGCGGTTGACCTTCATCGGTGTCGGACGTCCGGGCACTCCGCTGGATCTGGGACTGCTGCCGGAGTTCATTGCGGGTAGAGTCCTGCTGGCGGATATGCCGCTGGTCGATCTCTCCTCCACCATGCTCAGAGCCCGGGCCGCCGAAGGAAAGTCGATCCGCTATATGGTTCCGGATGCTGTGTATGAATATGTTCAAAGGAGTGGATTGTATGGAGTACAGCCGTGA
- the yqeK gene encoding bis(5'-nucleosyl)-tetraphosphatase (symmetrical) YqeK: MEYSREALIEAVSGQMPDKRWKHTLGVMESAVKLAQHYGADPQRAETAAILHDVAKYWPVERMREIIEQNELSAELLKYDKQLWHAEVGAYTAEHDYGIQDTEVLDAIRYHTSGRENMSLLERIVCLADYIEPGRDFPGVEEIRKLAKVSLEQGLIAGLDSTIRVLLEKRRVVFPLTVLARNDLVRTLEDKL; the protein is encoded by the coding sequence ATGGAGTACAGCCGTGAAGCGCTGATTGAGGCGGTATCCGGCCAGATGCCGGACAAACGCTGGAAGCATACACTCGGTGTGATGGAGTCCGCTGTGAAGCTGGCGCAGCATTATGGCGCTGACCCGCAGCGGGCCGAGACCGCAGCCATCCTGCATGATGTGGCCAAGTATTGGCCGGTAGAGCGGATGCGGGAGATCATTGAACAGAATGAATTATCCGCCGAGCTTTTGAAATATGACAAGCAGCTATGGCATGCAGAAGTGGGTGCTTATACCGCCGAGCATGATTATGGCATTCAGGATACTGAGGTGCTGGACGCGATCCGTTACCATACCTCGGGACGGGAGAACATGAGCCTGCTGGAGCGGATCGTCTGTCTGGCTGATTATATTGAGCCGGGTCGGGACTTCCCAGGTGTGGAGGAGATCCGCAAGCTGGCGAAGGTCAGTCTGGAGCAAGGGCTGATTGCCGGACTGGATTCCACTATACGCGTGCTGCTGGAGAAGCGCAGGGTCGTATTTCCGCTTACGGTGCTGGCGCGCAACGATTTAGTTAGAACATTGGAGGATAAACTATGA
- the rsfS gene encoding ribosome silencing factor — MSVQANKLFELALHAVQDKKAMNVVALDLRSVSPISDYFIICHGNSDTQVQAIATEVRKVVHEAGGMIKGIEGMDAARWVLMDLGDVIVHVFHRDEREYYNIERLWSDAKVVETV; from the coding sequence ATGAGTGTACAAGCAAACAAGCTGTTTGAGCTGGCGTTACACGCCGTTCAGGATAAAAAAGCAATGAACGTGGTGGCTCTTGATCTGCGCAGTGTGTCGCCGATCAGCGATTATTTCATCATCTGCCACGGTAATTCCGATACCCAGGTTCAGGCGATTGCCACTGAGGTGCGCAAGGTAGTTCATGAAGCTGGCGGAATGATCAAAGGCATTGAGGGGATGGATGCAGCACGCTGGGTACTGATGGACCTTGGCGACGTGATTGTCCATGTCTTCCACCGCGATGAACGTGAATATTACAATATTGAGCGTCTGTGGTCAGATGCCAAGGTCGTGGAGACAGTATGA
- a CDS encoding S1-like domain-containing RNA-binding protein, whose protein sequence is MSLIAGTTVTLEVMREVSPYGYFLSAGDQDIMLHYTELVGSKPKIGDKVEVFLFFDTEDRPAATMKKPYLTLGEMALLEVADIHPRLGCFLEMGLGRQLLLPLSELPELVELRPQIGDKVFAIMEHDKQGRLRAKLAGEQELAPLALPAPESWQGQSVTARVYKPLQMGTFVLVDAGVLGFGIIGMVHSSERARLLRLGEVIEARVAHIREDGRVNLSMGHRKEVGRDVDSAALLDFLASRPGGGMPYSDATPPDIIKQRFGISKSAFKRALGKLMKEGLVVQKENWTYLAAREEAQAEPDSESDNQ, encoded by the coding sequence ATGAGTCTGATTGCAGGAACTACGGTTACGCTTGAAGTGATGCGGGAGGTATCCCCTTACGGGTACTTCCTGAGCGCGGGCGACCAGGATATCATGCTTCATTACACCGAGCTTGTGGGCAGTAAGCCGAAGATCGGCGACAAGGTGGAGGTATTCCTCTTCTTCGATACCGAGGACCGTCCTGCGGCTACGATGAAGAAACCGTATCTGACGCTTGGCGAGATGGCGCTGCTGGAAGTGGCGGATATCCATCCACGGCTGGGCTGCTTCCTGGAGATGGGGCTTGGACGGCAGCTGCTGCTGCCGCTCAGCGAGCTTCCCGAGCTGGTGGAGCTGCGTCCGCAGATTGGCGACAAGGTCTTCGCAATTATGGAGCATGACAAGCAGGGACGTCTCCGTGCCAAGCTGGCCGGAGAGCAGGAGCTCGCGCCGCTGGCCTTGCCTGCACCGGAGTCCTGGCAGGGGCAGAGTGTCACCGCCCGGGTGTACAAGCCGCTGCAGATGGGCACCTTCGTGCTTGTAGATGCTGGTGTGCTCGGCTTCGGCATCATCGGTATGGTTCACTCCTCTGAACGCGCACGCTTGCTGCGTCTGGGCGAAGTGATTGAAGCGCGCGTGGCGCATATCCGTGAGGATGGCCGCGTCAACCTCAGCATGGGTCACCGCAAGGAAGTGGGCCGTGATGTGGATTCAGCAGCTCTGCTTGATTTCCTGGCTTCCCGTCCGGGCGGCGGAATGCCGTATTCGGATGCTACGCCTCCCGATATTATCAAGCAGCGCTTCGGGATTAGCAAATCAGCGTTCAAGCGTGCGCTTGGCAAGCTGATGAAGGAAGGATTGGTTGTCCAGAAGGAGAACTGGACCTATCTGGCTGCCCGCGAAGAGGCGCAGGCCGAACCGGACAGCGAATCTGACAACCAATAG
- a CDS encoding class I SAM-dependent methyltransferase, protein MSSYGKFAYVYDALMADMPYPDWLAFAETAWGKYGKPRTVAELGCGTGSLTIPLAAAGYHMTGIDLSSDMLSVAQRKLEQQPQGRRFLREGSVQWVQQNMKEWELPEPVDAVISFCDCLNYVLEEQDIRSVFSSTYDGLKPGGTFLFDVHHPNTLIRYEEEQPFVLDEPDISYIWTCELDVPRREIEHHLSIFAREESRSDTYRRFEETHTQRAYDPEWMKQELLAAGFSEVSVYADFEWVAADDSAERLFYVAVK, encoded by the coding sequence GTGTCTTCCTATGGCAAATTTGCTTATGTATACGATGCGCTTATGGCGGATATGCCGTATCCAGATTGGCTGGCCTTTGCCGAGACGGCATGGGGCAAATACGGCAAGCCGCGCACGGTAGCCGAGCTCGGCTGCGGTACCGGCAGCCTGACGATTCCGCTGGCTGCTGCTGGTTACCACATGACGGGGATTGACCTTTCTTCGGACATGCTGTCCGTTGCCCAGCGGAAGCTGGAGCAGCAGCCGCAGGGACGGCGCTTTTTGCGGGAGGGCAGTGTGCAGTGGGTTCAGCAGAACATGAAGGAATGGGAGCTGCCGGAGCCGGTGGACGCCGTCATCTCCTTCTGTGACTGCCTGAACTATGTGCTGGAAGAGCAGGACATCCGGTCTGTGTTCTCCAGTACGTATGACGGACTGAAGCCAGGCGGGACCTTCTTGTTCGATGTACATCATCCGAACACGCTGATCCGCTATGAGGAAGAGCAGCCCTTCGTGCTGGATGAACCGGACATCTCCTATATCTGGACCTGCGAGCTGGATGTGCCCCGTAGGGAGATTGAGCATCACCTGTCCATCTTTGCCCGCGAGGAGAGCCGCTCGGACACGTACCGCCGCTTCGAAGAGACCCATACCCAGCGTGCCTATGACCCGGAGTGGATGAAGCAGGAGCTGCTTGCCGCCGGATTCAGCGAGGTGTCGGTGTATGCGGACTTCGAGTGGGTGGCGGCGGATGATTCGGCGGAGCGGCTGTTCTATGTGGCTGTGAAGTGA
- a CDS encoding winged helix-turn-helix transcriptional regulator yields MIYIKDLMSGIDIFKALSSEIRIQILELLATNQALNLNEIAKKLNLSNGAITMHIKKLEESGLIEINTAVGKHGIQKVCYLNKDKLMVDLRSKDVDNLYEVEIQVGHYSNYQAVPTCGLATKDSIIGDFDEPRYFADPQRIDSEIIWMAEGFLEYRIPNYLKANQTFREIQFSMEIGSEAPGFSDNYPSDLYFYVNGIEIGFWTSPGDFGDTRGTFNPDWWPPHLNQYGMLKLIRINQEGSFIDGCRISDITLDDIKLDYKSELTFRIAVTDKPVNKRGLTIYGKHFGNYSQDLLARVLYNVHEVEDPSGRATTAGVAD; encoded by the coding sequence ATGATTTATATTAAAGATCTGATGAGCGGGATTGATATCTTCAAGGCGCTCAGCTCGGAAATCCGCATCCAGATTCTTGAGCTGCTGGCGACCAATCAGGCCCTGAATCTCAACGAAATTGCCAAGAAGCTGAATCTCAGCAACGGGGCGATTACGATGCATATCAAGAAGCTGGAGGAGAGCGGCTTAATCGAGATCAACACCGCAGTAGGCAAGCACGGAATTCAGAAGGTCTGCTACTTGAATAAGGATAAGTTAATGGTGGATCTGCGCAGCAAGGATGTGGATAATCTGTACGAGGTGGAGATTCAGGTGGGTCATTACAGTAATTATCAGGCTGTTCCGACCTGCGGTCTGGCTACCAAGGACAGCATCATCGGGGATTTCGACGAGCCGCGTTACTTCGCTGATCCCCAGCGGATCGATTCCGAGATCATCTGGATGGCCGAAGGCTTCCTGGAGTACCGCATTCCTAACTATCTCAAAGCCAACCAGACCTTCCGGGAAATCCAGTTCTCCATGGAGATTGGCTCCGAGGCTCCCGGCTTCAGTGACAATTACCCTTCAGATCTGTACTTCTATGTGAACGGCATCGAGATCGGCTTCTGGACCAGCCCCGGAGACTTCGGCGACACGCGCGGCACCTTCAACCCGGACTGGTGGCCCCCCCACCTCAACCAGTATGGCATGCTGAAGCTGATCCGCATCAATCAGGAAGGCAGCTTCATTGACGGCTGCCGCATCTCAGACATCACCTTGGATGACATCAAGCTGGATTACAAGAGCGAGCTGACTTTCCGTATTGCCGTCACCGACAAGCCGGTCAACAAGCGCGGCTTGACCATCTACGGCAAGCATTTCGGCAATTACAGCCAGGATCTGCTGGCGCGTGTGCTCTACAATGTACATGAGGTCGAAGACCCTTCCGGCCGGGCGACCACAGCGGGAGTAGCAGATTAA